CTCAGAACGGTGCTGAGCGGGGAGCCGGCGTCGTGGCGCGGCGTCACCACGCACCTGCCCTGGGTGCGGCGCCGCGTGCCGGTCTATGCCGCCGCGTCGGGACCGGGTGCGCTCCGCGCGGTGGGCGCCGTGGCCGACGGCGCGTTCGTGAACTACGGTCTCGGATCCGAGCACGTGAGCCGGGCGCGGGAGCTGATCGAGGCGGGCGCCAAGGAGGCGGGCCGGCCGGTGGCCGACGTCGACGTGTGGTCCATCGCCTGCCTCGACGTGAGCGCCCGGCGCGAGACGGCCTACGAGAAGCTCGGCAATATTCTGGGCTTCGTCGCCGCGTACATCCTTGGACCCGATCCGGAGGGGCGCGGCGTTCCTCCGGAACTTGTGCCCAGCGTGCGGGAGCTCCGGGCCAGCTACACGACGCGGCAGCGGGAGATGGACCCCACGCTGGTGAAGCGGCTCGGCCTCTTCGATTACCTTCGCGCCCGGCTCGCCATCGCGGGGACGCCCGAAGACTGCGTCGGTCAGGTGCGCGCCGCCGAGGCCGCGGGGGTGACGCAGCTCATGTTTACGGTCAGCCTCGCCGCCGATCCCGTGAGCACCGTGGAGCTGTACGGGCGCGAGGTGATGCCCGCGCTGGCGCGTTGAGAAAAGGCGGATCGAGTTGATCGTCGACGTCCCCTGCGCTTCTGGCGGGCGTGGCGTGTGTGGGCGCGGATCGTCTCGTCATCGGTAGCGACGCGCCGTTCGCGGTGGGCAGCCTCGCCCGCTCGATCGCGTCAATCCGCGAGTTCGAGTTTCTTCCAAGGCGCGACCGGGAGCGGATCCTCGGCGCGAACGCGAAGGCGTTTCTCGACGGCAGCGCCTGAGCGCGCCGCCCGGGCTCCCACGTCACTGGAGACGCGGGATCACGCGCTCGGCGAAGAGCCGCATCGAGGCGAGCACGCGCTCGTGCGGGATCCGTCCGCCGACGTTCATCCAGACGGACAGCGTCGTGTAGCCGAGGGACTCGCGCAGCTCCAGCAGGCGCTCGGTGACCGCTTCGGGCGTGCCGTAGACGACCAGCTCCCGGAGGACCTCGTCGTAGCTCATGCGCCCGAGCTTGGCGGCTTCCTCCCGCCTCGTGCCTCCCTTGCCGAGCGCCTCGGCGATCACGCGGAAGAAATGCATGGTGCTCGCCTCGGGCTCCTCGCGCGCCCGGCGCTCGGTGTCGGCCACGTAGACGGGCACGATCAGCGCAACTGGGCCAAGCCCCGGATGCCCGGCCTCGCGCCAGCCCTCGTGGTAGCCGCCGATGAAGCGCTCGAGGTCGCTGATCGATGTCGTCCGGACCGCGATGAAGATCGGCAGGCCCATGCGCCCGACCAGCGGATAGGTCTCCTGGGTGGTCGCGGCGACGCGGAGCGGCGGATACGGTTTCTGGAACGGCTTGGGCAGCACACAGACGTCCCGGAACTGGAAGTACTTGCCCTCGTAGGTGAACCGCTCCTGGGTCCACGCCTT
Above is a genomic segment from Candidatus Methylomirabilota bacterium containing:
- a CDS encoding LLM class flavin-dependent oxidoreductase, whose product is MRFGFFFWPYTPEYTARMARLGDEHGFDMVGIADTPGNAMDPWVAMTLAASATSRVRLATCVTNLVTRHPAITASAAASVDVASGGRTILGIGSGHSGVANVGGAPTGAGALREGVGFLRTVLSGEPASWRGVTTHLPWVRRRVPVYAAASGPGALRAVGAVADGAFVNYGLGSEHVSRARELIEAGAKEAGRPVADVDVWSIACLDVSARRETAYEKLGNILGFVAAYILGPDPEGRGVPPELVPSVRELRASYTTRQREMDPTLVKRLGLFDYLRARLAIAGTPEDCVGQVRAAEAAGVTQLMFTVSLAADPVSTVELYGREVMPALAR
- a CDS encoding LLM class flavin-dependent oxidoreductase translates to MEIGLFTEFQCAPGMDEAQAFDESLAEMTAAEEMGFDAVWLAEIHFQKDRSVLSSPLIVATAIAARTRRVKIGIAVQVLPLAHPLRLAEDVATLDHLSKGRLDFGVGRSGLPEHYQRFNIPYSESRERFQETLDILIKAWTQERFTYEGKYFQFRDVCVLPKPFQKPYPPLRVAATTQETYPLVGRMGLPIFIAVRTTSISDLERFIGGYHEGWREAGHPGLGPVALIVPVYVADTERRAREEPEASTMHFFRVIAEALGKGGTRREEAAKLGRMSYDEVLRELVVYGTPEAVTERLLELRESLGYTTLSVWMNVGGRIPHERVLASMRLFAERVIPRLQ